From the genome of Salvelinus namaycush isolate Seneca chromosome 10, SaNama_1.0, whole genome shotgun sequence, one region includes:
- the dda1 gene encoding DET1- and DDB1-associated protein 1, whose amino-acid sequence MDKADFLKGLPVYNKSNFSRFHADSVCKASNRRPSVYLPTREYPSEQIIVTEKTNILLRYLHHHWDKKNAAKKREQEQGEGGSPAPPRKIARTDSQEMNEDS is encoded by the exons ATGGATAAG GCGGATTTCTTAAAGGGTCTCCCAGTTTACAACAAGAGCAACTTCAGTCGGTTCCATGCAGACTCTGTGTGTAAAGCATCG AACCGAAGACCGTCCGTGTACCTCCCGACACGTGAGTACCCCTCAGAACAGA TTATTGTCACAGAGAAAACCAATATCCTCCTGCGCTACCTTCATCATCACTGGGACAAAAAG AACGCAGCGAAGAAGAGGGAACAGGAacaaggagagggagggagtccAGCACCTCCACGCAAAATCGCCAGGACAGATAGCCAAGAGATGAACGAGGACTcttag